One window from the genome of Rhodobacteraceae bacterium S2214 encodes:
- a CDS encoding ABC transporter permease — protein MIVLYAILIWAAGWWLNVKLANGPQSENPIVKVLIPAIFGITVVIVWELLVRGFDVNPVILPAPSSIGARLMVEGPRLWADFQQTIIKGAMTGYIIGGLAAFGVAILADRSDFLTRGILPVGGFMAALPIVGTAPIFVKWLGSDWESKAAVVAVMVFFPILVNTVAGLKDTSAMQRDLMRTYGAGYWPTLFKLRLPAAMPFIFNGLKIATTLALIGAIVAEFFGSPTVGMGFRISTSFGQLALDMVWAEIVIAALAGSAFYGAMTLIEKRVTFWHPSQR, from the coding sequence ATGATCGTTTTATATGCAATCCTGATTTGGGCCGCCGGATGGTGGTTGAATGTGAAGCTGGCCAATGGGCCGCAATCCGAAAACCCGATTGTGAAGGTACTTATCCCCGCGATCTTCGGGATCACTGTTGTGATCGTCTGGGAACTGCTGGTGCGCGGGTTTGACGTGAACCCCGTAATCCTGCCTGCGCCGTCATCCATCGGGGCGCGGTTGATGGTCGAAGGACCGCGGCTTTGGGCGGATTTCCAACAGACGATCATCAAAGGGGCGATGACCGGCTACATCATCGGCGGGCTGGCGGCGTTTGGTGTGGCCATCTTGGCCGACAGGTCCGATTTCCTAACGCGGGGCATCCTGCCGGTCGGTGGTTTTATGGCGGCCTTGCCGATTGTAGGAACTGCGCCGATTTTCGTGAAATGGTTGGGTAGCGATTGGGAATCCAAAGCAGCTGTTGTGGCCGTGATGGTCTTTTTCCCGATCCTCGTGAATACGGTTGCGGGGCTGAAAGACACCAGCGCGATGCAACGCGACCTGATGCGAACATATGGGGCAGGTTACTGGCCGACGCTGTTCAAATTGCGCCTGCCTGCGGCGATGCCGTTTATCTTTAACGGGCTTAAGATTGCGACCACTTTGGCGCTGATCGGGGCTATTGTTGCTGAATTTTTTGGCTCTCCCACGGTCGGGATGGGTTTCCGGATATCAACCAGCTTTGGTCAGCTTGCGCTGGACATGGTCTGGGCAGAGATTGTCATCGCAGCCCTTGCGGGTAGTGCGTTTTATGGCGCGATGACTTTGATCGAAAAGCGGGTGACGTTTTGGCACCCGTCTCAACGATAA
- a CDS encoding ABC transporter substrate-binding protein has protein sequence MNKIMIAAAMAAGMGTSAFADGHANTVTLQLQWVTQAQFAGYYVALDKGFYEEEGLDVTVLAGGPDIAPPQVLAGGGADAMLNWMPSALAAREKGLPVVNIAQPFKTSGLMLTCWKDTGIETVADFKGKTIGVWFFGNEYPFLSWMSQEGISTDGGEDGVTVLKQGFNVDPLLNREADCISTMTYNEYGQVLDAGVNPDELVTFKYEEQGVATLEDGIYVLEENLEDPVFVDKMVRFVRASMEGWKYAEANPEEAAGIVLDNDETGAQTEAAQVRMMGEIAKLTAGSDGTLDPADYERTVATLLAGGSDPVISAAPEGAWTHAITDEALK, from the coding sequence ATGAACAAGATTATGATTGCGGCTGCAATGGCGGCTGGTATGGGCACATCCGCTTTTGCGGACGGCCACGCAAACACCGTAACGCTGCAGTTGCAGTGGGTGACACAAGCGCAGTTCGCAGGGTACTACGTCGCACTTGATAAGGGCTTCTACGAAGAAGAAGGCCTTGATGTGACTGTTCTGGCAGGTGGCCCAGACATTGCACCGCCACAGGTTTTGGCAGGTGGTGGCGCTGACGCGATGCTGAACTGGATGCCGTCTGCATTGGCCGCCCGTGAAAAGGGTCTGCCCGTTGTGAACATCGCGCAGCCGTTCAAAACATCCGGCCTGATGCTGACCTGCTGGAAAGACACCGGCATTGAAACTGTCGCGGATTTCAAAGGTAAAACCATCGGCGTTTGGTTCTTCGGCAACGAATATCCGTTCCTGTCATGGATGTCCCAAGAGGGCATTTCCACAGACGGCGGTGAGGATGGCGTGACGGTCCTGAAGCAAGGCTTCAACGTTGATCCACTGTTGAACCGCGAAGCAGATTGTATCTCGACCATGACCTACAACGAATATGGTCAGGTGCTGGACGCAGGCGTGAACCCTGATGAACTGGTCACGTTCAAGTACGAAGAACAAGGCGTCGCAACGTTGGAAGACGGCATCTACGTGCTGGAAGAGAACCTTGAAGATCCAGTGTTCGTCGACAAAATGGTCCGCTTTGTACGTGCGTCTATGGAAGGCTGGAAATACGCGGAAGCCAACCCAGAAGAAGCAGCTGGCATCGTTTTGGATAACGACGAAACCGGTGCGCAAACTGAGGCAGCTCAGGTGCGCATGATGGGCGAAATCGCGAAACTGACAGCGGGTTCCGACGGCACGCTTGATCCGGCGGACTACGAACGCACAGTGGCGACGCTGCTGGCTGGCGGGTCTGATCCGGTGATTTCTGCAGCTCCGGAGGGCGCATGGACACATGCGATCACGGACGAAGCGCTGAAGTAA
- a CDS encoding ABC transporter ATP-binding protein: MITARNLDLTFQTNDGPVHALKDVNLNINKGDFVSFIGPSGCGKTTFLRCIAGLESPTAGDISVNGMTPDEARRARAYGYVFQAAGLYPWRTIGGNIRLPLEIMGFDKAEQAKRVERVLDLVDLNGFDRKFPWQLSGGMQQRASIARALAFDADILLMDEPFGALDEIVRDHLNEQLLQLWARTEKTIGFVTHSIPEAVYLSTKIVVMSPRPGRISDVIESTLPRERPLDIRDSPEFIEIAHRVRDGLRAGHQDDA, translated from the coding sequence GTGATCACGGCCCGTAATCTGGATCTGACATTTCAGACAAACGACGGTCCGGTGCATGCGTTGAAAGACGTGAACCTTAATATCAACAAGGGTGATTTCGTCAGCTTTATCGGGCCATCGGGTTGCGGTAAGACAACATTCTTGCGCTGCATTGCGGGTTTGGAATCGCCAACGGCAGGCGACATTTCGGTAAACGGCATGACGCCGGATGAAGCGCGACGCGCGCGCGCCTACGGCTATGTTTTCCAAGCAGCGGGTCTGTACCCATGGCGCACAATCGGGGGCAATATCCGGTTGCCGCTTGAAATCATGGGCTTCGACAAGGCCGAACAGGCCAAGCGCGTTGAACGTGTGCTTGATCTGGTGGACCTCAACGGATTTGATCGCAAATTTCCATGGCAGTTGTCAGGTGGGATGCAGCAGCGGGCGTCGATTGCGCGCGCGCTTGCGTTTGATGCCGACATCCTGCTGATGGACGAACCCTTTGGTGCGCTTGATGAAATCGTGCGTGATCACCTCAATGAACAATTGTTGCAGCTTTGGGCGCGGACCGAAAAAACCATTGGCTTTGTAACCCATTCGATCCCAGAGGCGGTGTATCTATCCACCAAGATCGTCGTCATGTCCCCACGTCCGGGACGCATTTCTGACGTCATCGAAAGCACACTGCCCCGCGAACGCCCCTTGGACATCCGCGATAGTCCCGAATTCATCGAAATTGCCCACCGCGTGCGCGATGGACTGCGGGCGGGGCATCAAGATGATGCGTGA
- a CDS encoding hydantoinase/oxoprolinase family protein — protein sequence MAYLLGVDTGGTYTDAVILDEAADAIFATAKSLTTRPDLSLGVGAAMDAVLDTIDPADIAMVSLSTTLATNALVEGQGGRVALILIGFEEAELNRAGLNDALRGDPVVFLAGGHSHAGAPLHDLTEDDVAAAIADLPDGLTGFAVAASFATRNPEHEIIARDTLRRATGLPVTCSHELSQALGGPKRALTALLNARLIGMIDGLITACETHLAGRGINARLMVVRGDGALVSADVAREKPIETILSGPAASIAGAAWLTGEQNALVSDIGGTTTDVCLLRDGRPQIDPQGARVGPFRTMVEAVAMRTSGLGGDSEVHVVEGLQAGLRLGPRRLMPIALAATHYPDIVHLALDQALSVDRPAVDGGQIVIPLWATFPQGLDPRETIVAERLRQGPVRFGEAVTTRMESPALMRLVGRGLVMLAGVTPSDAAHVLGRVATWDADAAEKALILFARKRSGSGDKIAPDAQHLAQMIVDQLTAQTVDCLLEAAFAEDHRNWDMDPADLSQHVLTKAGLDQHRGVIETTVKLGVPVIGLGASASSYYGAVGDRLNTRMILPEHAGVANAIGAVVGQVAMHETGTVTSNGVEHFATLGQSFTDQTAAMTALEAQLKSTATDKAKAAGVEDIRFTISRDIKEATIEGQPMFLEATIKVTAQGRPRIADTA from the coding sequence ATGGCTTATCTACTCGGCGTCGATACTGGCGGGACATATACCGATGCGGTCATCTTGGATGAAGCCGCTGACGCGATCTTCGCGACCGCGAAATCGCTGACCACGCGCCCCGATTTGTCCTTGGGCGTTGGGGCCGCGATGGATGCGGTGCTGGATACGATTGATCCGGCGGACATCGCTATGGTGTCGCTGTCCACGACACTTGCCACGAATGCGCTGGTTGAAGGACAAGGTGGGCGGGTTGCGCTGATCCTGATCGGTTTTGAAGAGGCAGAGCTGAACCGCGCTGGTCTGAATGACGCGTTGCGCGGTGATCCAGTTGTGTTTTTGGCGGGTGGGCATTCCCACGCCGGTGCGCCGCTGCATGACTTGACCGAGGATGATGTCGCGGCTGCCATCGCGGATTTACCGGATGGACTGACGGGTTTCGCTGTTGCCGCTAGTTTTGCCACCCGCAATCCTGAACATGAAATCATCGCGCGTGACACCCTTCGCCGCGCAACGGGTCTGCCTGTGACCTGTTCGCATGAACTGTCCCAAGCGCTGGGCGGACCGAAACGTGCCCTGACCGCTTTGCTGAACGCCCGCCTCATCGGGATGATCGATGGGTTGATCACAGCTTGTGAAACGCACTTGGCCGGACGCGGGATCAATGCGCGGCTGATGGTTGTGCGGGGCGACGGGGCGTTAGTGTCTGCTGACGTGGCGCGCGAAAAACCGATTGAAACGATCCTAAGTGGGCCTGCCGCGTCGATCGCGGGGGCCGCTTGGCTGACTGGCGAACAGAACGCTTTGGTTAGCGATATTGGTGGGACGACGACAGACGTTTGCCTGTTGCGCGACGGACGCCCGCAAATTGACCCGCAGGGCGCGCGCGTCGGTCCGTTTCGCACGATGGTCGAAGCGGTGGCGATGCGCACAAGCGGGCTGGGTGGCGACAGCGAAGTCCATGTCGTCGAAGGTTTGCAGGCTGGGCTGCGGCTTGGGCCGCGTCGTTTGATGCCTATCGCACTTGCCGCCACCCATTACCCCGACATCGTGCATCTCGCGCTTGATCAGGCGTTAAGTGTGGACCGTCCGGCGGTCGACGGTGGTCAGATTGTGATCCCGCTTTGGGCGACGTTTCCGCAAGGATTGGACCCGCGCGAAACCATCGTTGCAGAACGGCTGCGGCAAGGACCTGTACGTTTCGGAGAGGCCGTGACGACGCGGATGGAAAGCCCTGCGTTGATGCGCCTTGTTGGGCGCGGTCTTGTGATGCTGGCTGGGGTGACGCCGTCTGACGCGGCACATGTCCTTGGGCGCGTTGCGACGTGGGATGCTGACGCCGCCGAAAAGGCGCTGATCCTGTTTGCGCGCAAACGCAGCGGCAGCGGTGACAAGATCGCACCTGATGCGCAGCACTTGGCGCAGATGATTGTCGATCAACTGACAGCGCAAACTGTCGATTGCCTACTCGAGGCGGCTTTTGCCGAGGACCACCGCAATTGGGACATGGACCCCGCTGACCTGAGCCAGCACGTGTTGACCAAAGCCGGGCTCGATCAACACCGCGGGGTTATCGAGACGACCGTGAAGCTAGGCGTGCCCGTCATTGGCCTTGGGGCGTCGGCGTCGTCCTATTACGGGGCGGTCGGGGACAGGTTGAACACGCGCATGATCCTGCCGGAACACGCAGGCGTGGCGAACGCCATCGGTGCGGTTGTAGGGCAGGTCGCGATGCATGAAACGGGCACGGTCACCAGCAACGGGGTAGAACACTTTGCGACGCTTGGGCAAAGTTTCACGGACCAAACCGCTGCGATGACAGCACTTGAAGCACAGCTAAAATCGACAGCGACCGACAAAGCAAAAGCCGCCGGTGTCGAAGACATCAGGTTCACCATCAGCCGGGACATCAAAGAAGCCACCATCGAAGGGCAGCCCATGTTCCTTGAGGCAACCATCAAAGTTACGGCGCAAGGGCGACCGCGGATCGCCGATACGGCATAA
- a CDS encoding ABC transporter permease produces MKSILPVLTVIGAILLFWIVCVPMMNMHLVADQAQRDELVVTPDTPAARQDYSGAGLVLRNTHLIPLTYTFVRPRLPSPHQVAGEMYDTIIDKKITSKRSLVYHGWVTLAPTLLGFLIGTGLGILLAVGIVYSRVMDKSVMPWAIVSQTIPILALAPMIIVVLGSMGIQGLFPKSIIAAYLSFFPVVVGMVKGLRSPDGMQLDLLRTYNASKSQGFWALRLPASAPYLFASLKIGISASLVGTIVAELPTGAKAGFGARMLVGDQYGQPLVSWAALFAAALTAAALVGLFSLIERITLKRMGMAAT; encoded by the coding sequence ATGAAGTCGATCCTTCCGGTTTTAACCGTCATCGGCGCGATTCTGTTGTTCTGGATCGTTTGTGTTCCAATGATGAATATGCATTTGGTTGCGGATCAGGCGCAGCGCGACGAACTGGTCGTCACACCTGACACACCCGCCGCGCGCCAGGATTATTCGGGTGCGGGGCTTGTACTGCGCAACACACATTTGATCCCGCTGACCTACACCTTCGTGCGCCCCCGTCTGCCGTCACCGCATCAGGTGGCGGGCGAGATGTACGACACGATCATCGACAAGAAAATCACGTCGAAACGCAGTCTGGTCTACCACGGCTGGGTGACGCTCGCGCCTACTCTGCTTGGGTTCCTGATCGGGACCGGGCTGGGCATCCTTTTGGCTGTGGGGATCGTTTACAGCCGTGTGATGGACAAATCGGTGATGCCGTGGGCGATTGTCAGCCAAACCATCCCAATTTTGGCGCTTGCCCCGATGATTATCGTGGTCCTTGGATCAATGGGTATTCAGGGGCTTTTCCCGAAATCGATCATCGCGGCCTACCTGTCGTTCTTTCCGGTCGTGGTCGGCATGGTCAAAGGATTACGTAGCCCTGACGGGATGCAGCTCGATCTACTCCGCACATATAACGCATCGAAATCACAAGGGTTCTGGGCACTGCGTTTGCCAGCTTCTGCGCCCTATCTGTTCGCTTCGCTCAAGATCGGCATCTCGGCGTCACTCGTTGGGACCATCGTGGCTGAACTGCCGACAGGCGCAAAAGCAGGCTTCGGCGCGCGCATGTTGGTAGGCGATCAATACGGGCAACCGTTGGTGTCTTGGGCCGCGCTATTTGCGGCTGCATTGACGGCAGCGGCGCTCGTCGGACTATTCAGCCTCATCGAACGGATCACGCTGAAACGGATGGGGATGGCCGCGACATGA
- a CDS encoding CDP-alcohol phosphatidyltransferase family protein, translating to MIDGRVRTLIDPPLNAFGRSLAARGATANGVTLAGLGIGLIAALMICCGLPGLAVVPLLISRIADGLDGAVARATQKTDFGGYLDIAADFLFYGMIPLAFVVMDPQSNGLAGAFLLTSFYFNGTSFLGFAILAEKHDMTTRAQGEKSLYYSNGILEGTETIVFFVLLCLLPAWFVPMAYLFGTACFATGILRIYGAHRTFSTTTTHHED from the coding sequence ATGATAGATGGCCGCGTTCGCACTTTAATTGATCCACCACTGAACGCCTTCGGGCGGTCGCTTGCCGCGCGCGGCGCGACTGCAAATGGCGTGACGCTTGCAGGTCTCGGGATCGGTCTGATTGCGGCCCTAATGATCTGCTGCGGCCTACCGGGTCTTGCGGTAGTGCCGCTTCTGATCAGTCGGATTGCTGACGGGTTGGACGGCGCGGTCGCACGTGCGACACAGAAAACGGACTTCGGCGGATACCTTGATATTGCTGCAGATTTTCTGTTCTACGGGATGATCCCGCTGGCATTTGTCGTGATGGACCCCCAATCAAACGGGCTGGCCGGTGCGTTTCTGCTGACGTCGTTCTACTTCAATGGAACGTCCTTCCTTGGCTTCGCGATCCTCGCGGAAAAGCATGACATGACGACACGGGCGCAGGGCGAAAAATCGCTCTATTACTCCAATGGCATTCTGGAAGGCACGGAAACGATTGTCTTCTTCGTGCTCCTTTGCCTGCTGCCTGCATGGTTCGTGCCAATGGCCTACCTCTTTGGGACAGCTTGCTTTGCAACTGGAATCCTGCGCATCTATGGGGCCCACCGGACCTTTTCGACGACGACCACTCACCATGAGGACTAA
- a CDS encoding ABC transporter substrate-binding protein, with protein sequence MKYLAVLAALTPFAAYADVDPADWDAVIAEADGQTVYWNAWGGSTNTNDFIAWVGERVSEDYGVTLEHVKLTDTADAVTRVLSEKQAGENDDGAVDMIWINGANFAAMKDADLLFGPYAEQLPNWAFVDVDGKTVQTDFTVPTDGYESPWAMAQVVFDYDTADIDAPLASMNDILEWTKANPGRFTYPQPPDFLGTTFLKQVLVDILPDPSVLQVAATDETYDDVTAPLWAYLDELTPNLWREGRAYPPTGTAMFPMIADGEIDLSISFSPGAASAAIANFELPDTVRTFVLEKGTIGNASFVAIPYNSGSKAASMVVANFIMSPEAQARAQNPDLLGYGTVLNMDALDADDRALFDAIELGVATLSPAELGTAVAEPHPSWMTRIADDWAGRYGVAQ encoded by the coding sequence ATGAAATACCTTGCCGTTCTTGCAGCTTTGACGCCCTTCGCGGCCTACGCTGACGTTGATCCCGCTGATTGGGATGCGGTCATTGCCGAAGCTGATGGGCAAACCGTCTATTGGAACGCGTGGGGTGGATCGACCAACACCAATGATTTCATCGCATGGGTCGGTGAACGTGTGTCCGAGGATTACGGCGTCACGCTCGAACACGTCAAACTGACGGACACGGCTGATGCCGTGACCCGCGTCCTGTCTGAAAAGCAAGCGGGCGAAAACGACGACGGTGCGGTCGACATGATCTGGATTAACGGCGCAAACTTCGCGGCGATGAAGGACGCGGACCTGCTGTTCGGCCCATACGCAGAACAACTTCCGAATTGGGCTTTTGTCGATGTCGACGGTAAGACTGTCCAGACAGATTTCACAGTGCCAACAGATGGTTACGAAAGCCCATGGGCGATGGCGCAGGTGGTGTTCGACTACGACACGGCAGACATTGACGCACCTTTGGCATCCATGAACGACATTCTGGAATGGACCAAAGCAAACCCCGGTCGTTTCACCTACCCACAGCCACCTGATTTCCTTGGCACGACGTTCCTCAAGCAGGTTCTGGTTGATATCCTGCCTGACCCGTCCGTTCTGCAGGTCGCGGCAACTGACGAAACCTACGATGACGTCACTGCACCGCTTTGGGCGTATCTTGATGAACTGACGCCAAATCTGTGGCGCGAAGGACGTGCATATCCGCCAACAGGCACCGCGATGTTCCCGATGATCGCAGATGGCGAAATTGATCTGTCGATTTCGTTCTCTCCAGGGGCGGCATCTGCTGCAATCGCGAACTTCGAATTGCCTGATACGGTGCGGACATTCGTCTTGGAAAAAGGGACAATCGGCAACGCATCCTTCGTCGCGATCCCTTACAATTCAGGGTCCAAAGCCGCGTCCATGGTTGTGGCGAACTTCATCATGTCACCAGAGGCACAGGCGCGCGCGCAAAACCCTGATCTGCTTGGCTACGGCACCGTTCTGAACATGGATGCACTGGACGCAGATGACCGAGCGCTGTTCGACGCGATTGAACTGGGCGTTGCGACACTGTCGCCTGCCGAACTAGGTACGGCTGTCGCAGAACCACACCCAAGCTGGATGACACGCATCGCAGACGACTGGGCAGGCCGCTACGGCGTTGCGCAATAA